A genome region from Clostridium sp. JN-9 includes the following:
- a CDS encoding trypsin-like peptidase domain-containing protein, whose translation MGDSDLNKVKDVQWESVLNEEGKIKFRNNNRHGRIKGFFKLVCIIIASAAIGGAVGAYIVDKKYSARVLTPNNQSMFQQGDTKTADIPKNAINKVAEAVGPAVVGISNKVDGFFGPQDESSGSGIIFDPNGYIVTNNHVIAGSEKIVVRLSSGKTLDAKLVGADARSDLAVIKVEAQNLPVAKFGDSSKVKVGDLAIAIGNPLGEEFAGSVTAGIVSALNRKISYQGAIYKVLQTDAAINPGNSGGALCNEAGEVIGINSLKLGTEQGAEGMGFAISINETKDIVKSLMNYGKVVSRPFIGIYGQSIISDANKVQGVYVKEVVKDSGAYKAGIKPTDIIVELDGKKVTKFEDLADIIDSHKIGDTVSCKVWRNGKIVQYNIVLSEMKDTNK comes from the coding sequence TTGGGAGATAGTGACTTAAATAAAGTTAAGGATGTTCAATGGGAAAGTGTATTAAATGAAGAAGGCAAAATCAAATTTCGAAATAATAACAGACATGGAAGAATTAAAGGATTTTTTAAATTAGTATGTATAATTATTGCATCAGCAGCCATAGGTGGAGCAGTAGGCGCATATATTGTTGATAAGAAGTACTCAGCAAGGGTGTTAACTCCTAACAATCAATCTATGTTTCAACAAGGAGATACTAAAACCGCAGATATACCTAAAAATGCAATCAATAAGGTAGCGGAAGCTGTAGGGCCTGCTGTAGTAGGTATAAGCAATAAGGTTGATGGTTTTTTCGGACCACAGGATGAAAGCAGCGGTTCTGGTATTATTTTTGACCCAAATGGGTATATTGTTACAAATAACCATGTAATTGCAGGATCTGAAAAAATAGTTGTAAGACTATCCAGCGGGAAAACCCTAGATGCAAAATTAGTAGGAGCTGATGCAAGGTCAGATTTAGCTGTTATTAAAGTAGAAGCTCAAAACCTTCCAGTAGCCAAATTTGGAGATTCATCTAAGGTAAAAGTGGGTGATTTAGCAATAGCAATAGGTAATCCTTTAGGTGAAGAATTTGCTGGAAGTGTAACTGCTGGAATTGTTAGTGCTCTAAATAGAAAAATTAGTTATCAGGGAGCAATTTATAAAGTTCTCCAAACTGATGCAGCTATTAATCCCGGCAATAGCGGCGGGGCATTGTGTAATGAGGCTGGAGAGGTTATAGGAATTAACAGCCTTAAATTGGGAACAGAGCAAGGTGCAGAGGGAATGGGATTTGCAATTTCTATAAATGAAACAAAAGATATTGTGAAATCATTAATGAACTATGGTAAAGTTGTAAGCAGACCATTTATAGGAATTTACGGACAAAGTATCATTTCTGATGCAAACAAAGTTCAGGGAGTATATGTTAAAGAGGTAGTTAAAGACAGCGGAGCTTATAAAGCTGGTATAAAGCCAACAGATATAATAGTAGAATTAGATGGAAAGAAAGTAACAAAGTTTGAAGATCTAGCGGATATAATTGATTCTCACAAAATTGGTGATACAGTATCATGCAAAGTATGGAGAAATGGCAAGATAGTTCAGTACAATATAGTTTTATCAGAAATGAAGGACACTAATAAATAG
- a CDS encoding HAMP domain-containing sensor histidine kinase — protein sequence MKKTVFSKMVITFTAIIAVSFITTAAVLSIWFDSYYYNQRKSQLLAESKLIGNAAQQYIDHDMSAEKINDILSYIGNYLSTNIWLADNYGYVYAVSNSSQNKISVNQILTSDLEELRLNHIVEKRGLYGGAFKTPVHSLEIPIFSDTGTFKGAIIMHTSIDEIKGPLKRVYLIIWISAVLAIVASNFVIYFFSQKIIIKPLAKINYVADKISKGEVNKRVDINSNDEIGELAESFNSMADSLEKVEKNRRDFISNVSHEIRSPITSIKGFISGIIDGVIPKDKEVYYLKIAYEETQRLTRLVNELLDLSSIDAGQFKLKIEEIDINEIIRLSVIKFETKIKDKKLIVDVCFQNDNLYVYGDKDRITQVVTNLLDNAIKYVKDGGTVNITTRTKGNKAQISIYNNGNNIPEEDIKHVWDRFYKGDKSRSNKVSTGLGLPIVRSILTQHGEDIWVENKMPEGVEFTFTLKTVSR from the coding sequence ATGAAAAAAACCGTGTTTTCCAAAATGGTTATAACATTCACCGCAATAATTGCTGTTAGTTTTATTACTACTGCTGCTGTTCTGTCAATATGGTTTGACAGCTATTATTATAATCAGAGGAAATCTCAGCTTCTGGCTGAATCTAAATTAATAGGAAATGCAGCACAACAGTACATAGATCATGATATGTCTGCAGAAAAAATAAATGATATATTATCTTATATAGGCAATTATTTATCCACTAATATCTGGCTTGCAGATAATTATGGCTATGTTTATGCCGTTTCAAACAGCAGCCAAAATAAAATCTCTGTTAATCAGATACTTACAAGTGATTTAGAAGAACTTAGGCTAAATCATATTGTTGAAAAAAGAGGATTATATGGTGGTGCTTTTAAAACTCCTGTACACTCTTTGGAAATACCAATATTTTCTGATACGGGAACCTTCAAGGGTGCCATTATTATGCATACATCAATTGATGAAATTAAAGGACCTTTGAAAAGAGTGTACCTGATTATATGGATATCAGCTGTTCTGGCTATTGTAGCTTCTAATTTCGTTATTTATTTCTTCTCCCAGAAAATAATAATAAAACCATTAGCAAAGATTAATTATGTTGCTGACAAAATCTCAAAGGGAGAGGTTAATAAGAGAGTGGATATTAATTCCAATGACGAAATAGGAGAACTTGCTGAGTCTTTTAACTCTATGGCTGATTCATTAGAGAAAGTTGAAAAAAACAGAAGGGATTTTATTTCTAATGTGTCACATGAGATAAGATCACCTATAACATCTATTAAAGGTTTTATAAGCGGTATAATAGATGGAGTAATACCTAAAGATAAAGAAGTGTATTATTTAAAAATAGCTTATGAGGAGACTCAGAGACTTACCAGATTGGTAAATGAGCTATTAGATCTTTCCTCAATTGATGCTGGTCAGTTTAAATTAAAAATTGAGGAAATAGATATTAATGAAATAATAAGGTTAAGTGTTATAAAATTTGAAACGAAAATTAAAGATAAAAAATTAATTGTTGATGTGTGTTTTCAAAATGATAACTTGTATGTTTATGGTGATAAGGATAGAATAACACAAGTTGTTACCAATCTTTTGGATAATGCAATTAAATATGTTAAAGATGGCGGTACTGTTAATATAACTACCAGAACAAAGGGCAATAAAGCTCAGATTTCCATCTACAATAACGGGAACAATATTCCTGAAGAAGATATAAAGCATGTTTGGGATAGATTTTACAAAGGAGATAAATCCAGATCAAATAAAGTTAGTACAGGACTGGGGTTACCAATAGTAAGAAGCATACTGACTCAGCATGGTGAAGACATTTGGGTTGAAAACAAAATGCCTGAGGGAGTAGAATTTACTTTTACTTTAAAAACTGTGTCCAGATAG
- a CDS encoding response regulator transcription factor gives MDGKIGKILIVDDDENICEVIKMYVESAGYSTRVCHDGKIAEEMFLEYKPDLVLLDIMLPHIDGIDVLKWIRKDYSTSVIMLTAKGETFDKVLGLELGADDYIVKPFEPKELLARVKAVLRRYNTDNDNKEIIKFQDLTIDINSYSVVYNGKEIKMPPKEFELLYYLASNKNRVFTREQLLCEVWGYDYPGDSRTVDVHVKRLREKLEKGENWQIETVWGVGYKFEVK, from the coding sequence ATGGATGGTAAAATCGGTAAAATTCTAATTGTTGATGATGACGAAAATATATGTGAAGTTATAAAAATGTATGTTGAAAGTGCCGGATATTCAACAAGGGTTTGCCATGATGGAAAAATAGCAGAAGAAATGTTTTTAGAATATAAGCCTGATTTAGTTTTACTTGACATAATGCTGCCTCATATAGATGGTATTGATGTTTTAAAGTGGATAAGAAAGGATTATTCAACATCTGTAATAATGCTTACTGCTAAGGGAGAAACTTTTGATAAGGTACTTGGATTGGAGCTGGGTGCAGATGATTATATAGTTAAGCCATTTGAACCAAAAGAACTGCTGGCCAGAGTCAAGGCAGTATTAAGAAGATATAATACGGATAATGATAATAAGGAGATAATTAAATTTCAGGATTTGACTATAGACATTAATTCATATTCAGTAGTTTATAATGGTAAAGAAATTAAAATGCCTCCAAAGGAATTTGAATTATTGTATTACCTTGCAAGCAATAAGAACAGGGTATTTACTAGGGAACAGCTGCTTTGTGAAGTATGGGGATATGATTATCCTGGAGATTCCAGAACAGTAGATGTTCATGTGAAAAGATTAAGAGAAAAATTAGAAAAGGGAGAAAACTGGCAGATAGAAACAGTATGGGGTGTTGGGTATAAGTTTGAGGTGAAATAG
- a CDS encoding ribose-phosphate diphosphokinase, with protein sequence MITHGKNIKIFAGNSHPKLAKEIADILGVSVGNSKVSRFSDGEISVDINETVRGTDVFVVQSTNSPVNDNLMELLIMIDAFKRASAGRITAVIPYYGYARQDRKAKARDPITAKLVADLITAAGADRVLTIDLHAAQISGYFNIPVDHLLGSPILAKYFIKKGFADRDDVVVVSPDLGSVTRARKFADKLHAPIAIIDKRRPKANVSEIMNIIGDIQDKTVILVDDMIDTAGTITNGANALVQRGAREVYACCTHAVLSGPAIERIKNSAIKELVMLNSICLPEEKMLDKFTILSVAPLFAEAIKRIYGDESVSKLFEE encoded by the coding sequence ATGATAACTCATGGTAAAAACATTAAGATTTTTGCTGGAAATTCCCATCCTAAGTTGGCAAAGGAAATTGCTGACATTCTAGGTGTAAGTGTTGGAAACTCAAAAGTTTCCAGATTTAGTGATGGAGAAATATCAGTAGATATCAACGAAACCGTTAGAGGTACAGACGTTTTCGTAGTACAATCCACTAACTCACCTGTAAATGATAATTTAATGGAGCTGCTTATCATGATTGATGCTTTTAAAAGAGCATCTGCAGGAAGAATTACCGCAGTTATTCCATACTATGGATATGCAAGGCAGGACAGAAAGGCAAAGGCAAGAGATCCAATTACAGCTAAATTAGTTGCAGATTTAATTACAGCAGCAGGAGCAGACAGAGTACTTACAATTGACCTGCATGCGGCGCAGATTTCTGGTTATTTTAATATACCAGTAGATCACTTATTAGGTTCTCCAATACTTGCGAAATATTTTATAAAAAAGGGTTTTGCCGATAGAGATGATGTTGTTGTGGTATCTCCTGATCTTGGAAGTGTTACCAGAGCAAGAAAGTTTGCAGATAAGCTGCATGCACCAATAGCAATTATTGACAAGAGAAGACCAAAGGCAAATGTTTCTGAGATAATGAATATCATTGGAGATATTCAGGATAAAACAGTTATCCTTGTTGATGATATGATAGATACAGCAGGTACTATAACAAACGGAGCAAATGCACTAGTGCAAAGGGGAGCAAGAGAAGTTTATGCCTGCTGTACACATGCTGTTTTATCTGGCCCTGCTATTGAAAGAATAAAAAATTCGGCAATAAAAGAGTTAGTAATGTTAAATAGTATATGCTTACCAGAAGAAAAGATGCTTGATAAATTCACTATTTTATCTGTGGCACCATTGTTTGCAGAAGCTATTAAAAGAATATATGGAGATGAATCCGTAAGTAAATTATTCGAAGAATAA
- the glmU gene encoding bifunctional UDP-N-acetylglucosamine diphosphorylase/glucosamine-1-phosphate N-acetyltransferase GlmU gives MYKCAIILAAGEGKRMKSSMPKVLHKVCGKEMVNHVIDTLKGSQINDIDVIVGRGADKVKEATKCRNVNYSFQEKQLGTGHAVMCAEDFLNGKKGTVAVFTGDAPLIKSETVMKLMNYHEEGEYKAVILTSLVDDPTGYGRIIRKQNGQVDSIVEHKDCSAEELKVDEINAGMYCFDIECLLNALKKLNNNNAQGEYYLTDIIGILKNEGLKVGALPIPFEETMGVNSRTQLSDVDKIMRLRINKKHMENGVTIIDPENTYISSEAEIHNDTIIYPGNFIEGNTVINSNCILYPNSRIVNSVIDQGVSIQCSVIIESHVGENTTVGPYAYLRPETVIGKSARIGDFVEIKKSTIGDGTKVSHLTYIGDAEVGSGCNFGCGTVVVNYDGKVKNKTIIGNNVFIGCNTNLVSPVKVNDNAYTAAGSTITEEVPDGALSIARSRQTNIEGWVEKKGLKK, from the coding sequence ATGTATAAGTGTGCTATTATATTAGCAGCTGGTGAAGGAAAAAGAATGAAATCTAGTATGCCTAAAGTTCTGCACAAGGTGTGCGGGAAAGAAATGGTTAATCACGTAATAGATACATTAAAGGGAAGTCAGATAAATGATATAGATGTTATTGTAGGCAGAGGAGCAGATAAGGTAAAAGAAGCTACAAAATGCAGAAATGTTAACTACTCTTTTCAGGAAAAACAATTAGGTACAGGGCATGCAGTTATGTGTGCTGAGGATTTCCTTAATGGAAAGAAAGGAACTGTAGCTGTTTTTACAGGTGACGCTCCTTTAATTAAATCAGAAACTGTCATGAAACTTATGAACTACCATGAAGAAGGAGAATATAAAGCTGTAATATTAACTTCACTAGTTGATGATCCAACTGGATATGGCAGAATAATAAGAAAACAGAACGGCCAGGTTGACAGCATAGTTGAGCATAAAGACTGCAGTGCCGAAGAATTAAAAGTAGATGAAATTAATGCAGGAATGTACTGCTTTGATATAGAATGCCTTTTAAATGCATTAAAAAAGCTTAATAATAATAACGCTCAGGGAGAGTATTATCTCACTGATATTATTGGAATATTGAAAAATGAAGGATTAAAGGTAGGAGCCCTTCCTATCCCATTTGAAGAAACAATGGGTGTAAATTCAAGAACTCAGCTGTCAGATGTGGATAAGATAATGAGACTTAGAATTAATAAAAAACATATGGAAAATGGTGTAACAATAATTGATCCTGAAAATACATACATAAGTTCAGAGGCTGAAATACATAATGATACAATTATTTATCCAGGTAATTTTATAGAAGGAAATACGGTTATAAATAGTAACTGCATTTTATATCCTAATTCAAGGATAGTTAACAGCGTCATAGATCAGGGCGTATCAATTCAGTGCTCTGTTATAATTGAAAGCCATGTTGGCGAAAATACAACAGTAGGTCCTTATGCATATTTAAGACCAGAAACTGTCATAGGAAAATCAGCAAGAATAGGGGATTTTGTTGAAATTAAGAAATCTACTATTGGAGATGGAACCAAAGTATCTCATTTGACATATATAGGAGATGCTGAAGTTGGCAGTGGCTGTAACTTTGGATGCGGAACAGTAGTAGTTAATTATGACGGAAAAGTTAAGAATAAGACAATTATAGGTAATAATGTATTTATAGGTTGTAATACTAATTTAGTATCACCTGTTAAAGTAAATGATAATGCTTATACAGCCGCTGGATCTACAATAACAGAAGAAGTGCCTGATGGTGCTTTATCAATTGCAAGATCTAGGCAGACTAATATAGAGGGCTGGGTAGAAAAAAAAGGTTTGAAAAAATAA
- the spoVG gene encoding septation regulator SpoVG: MVITDVRVRKIAAEGKMKAIVSVTFDNEFVVHDIKVIEGQNGLFIAMPSRKTPDGEFKDIAHPINTQTREKIQKAILDEYEKVKNEETTEGKVEE; encoded by the coding sequence ATGGTAATTACAGACGTAAGAGTTAGAAAGATTGCTGCAGAAGGTAAAATGAAGGCAATTGTTTCCGTAACCTTTGATAACGAGTTTGTTGTTCATGATATCAAAGTTATAGAAGGGCAAAACGGACTTTTCATTGCTATGCCAAGCAGAAAAACTCCTGATGGAGAGTTCAAGGACATAGCACATCCAATAAATACTCAAACCAGAGAAAAAATTCAAAAAGCTATTTTGGATGAGTATGAAAAGGTTAAGAATGAGGAAACAACTGAAGGAAAAGTTGAAGAGTAA
- the purR gene encoding pur operon repressor yields MEKYTRNQRVAIITKVLLENSNTIINLNTFTEMFNAAKSTISEDLYVIKDVLNKLHMGRVETIAGAAGGVKYVCGMSSEEVMGFCERLCITLQNKDRIVPGNFLYVSDVMCNPEIIAKAGIILSSKFDDKNVDYVVTVETKGIPLAYEVAKDLGVQLVVVRRDSKVTEGSTVNINYVSGSSGRIQNMTLSKKAIKKGSKCVFIDDFMKAGGTTIGIIDLMKEFESEIVGIGMLIDNTDTEKKLINEYVSLVDFNGINKNGEPEIVPSKFFK; encoded by the coding sequence ATGGAGAAATATACTAGGAACCAAAGGGTGGCAATAATAACCAAGGTTTTATTGGAGAATTCAAACACTATAATAAACCTAAATACTTTCACAGAAATGTTCAATGCTGCAAAATCTACAATAAGTGAGGATTTATATGTAATAAAAGATGTACTAAACAAACTTCATATGGGAAGAGTAGAGACTATTGCAGGAGCTGCAGGTGGAGTTAAATATGTATGCGGAATGTCATCTGAGGAAGTAATGGGATTCTGTGAAAGACTATGTATAACTTTACAGAATAAGGATAGAATAGTACCGGGAAACTTTCTTTATGTCAGCGATGTAATGTGCAATCCTGAGATAATAGCCAAGGCAGGTATTATTTTGTCCTCAAAATTTGATGATAAAAATGTTGATTATGTGGTAACTGTTGAAACAAAAGGGATTCCACTGGCTTATGAAGTTGCTAAAGACCTGGGAGTACAATTAGTGGTGGTTAGGCGGGATTCAAAGGTTACAGAAGGATCTACAGTTAATATTAATTATGTTTCTGGATCAAGTGGAAGAATTCAAAACATGACTTTATCAAAAAAGGCTATAAAAAAGGGAAGCAAATGTGTTTTTATAGATGATTTCATGAAGGCAGGAGGCACAACTATCGGCATAATAGATTTAATGAAGGAATTTGAAAGTGAAATTGTTGGTATAGGCATGCTTATAGATAACACTGACACAGAGAAGAAACTTATTAATGAATATGTATCCTTAGTAGATTTCAATGGTATAAACAAAAATGGCGAACCTGAAATTGTACCATCTAAATTTTTTAAATAA
- the murC gene encoding UDP-N-acetylmuramate--L-alanine ligase, which yields MSLDFLPSKETKVHFIGIGGISMSGLAEILLQKGYKVSGSDMKVSETTLKLQSMGAEIYIGHKAENVINSNLVVYTAAIAQDNEELLNARKLNIPLLTRAEFLGKIMNGHKYNVAVSGTHGKTTTTSMLSHITVHADLDPTILVGGELDLINGNVRTGSSEYFITEACEYKKSFLSFFPYIGIILNIDADHLDFYKDLDDIEDAFYHFAKLIPDEGYLIANNEDERIQNIIKKVNCSIITFGLTSGDFTAANIVFDSLGNAAFDVVHNNNVIGKVHLNVPGKHNILNALASLSCAYVLKIPMDSAIKGLETFGGTHRRFEIKGVKNGITVIDDYAHHPTEIKATLTAALNFPHNKIFSVFQPHTYSRTLALLDDFSKSFFNTDTLLLADIYAAREKDTGIISSKILGDKIRELGVRCINFNDFNSIVEYLNKEAASGDIILTIGAGDIYKVGEMFLNK from the coding sequence TTGTCATTAGATTTTCTTCCAAGCAAAGAAACTAAAGTTCATTTTATAGGTATTGGTGGAATAAGTATGAGCGGGCTTGCTGAAATACTTCTTCAGAAAGGTTATAAAGTTTCCGGATCAGACATGAAAGTTTCTGAGACAACTTTAAAACTGCAGTCCATGGGAGCTGAGATTTATATAGGTCATAAAGCAGAAAATGTTATTAATTCAAATTTAGTGGTATATACAGCTGCTATAGCACAGGATAATGAAGAACTTTTAAATGCCAGGAAATTAAATATACCATTACTTACCAGAGCTGAATTTTTAGGTAAAATTATGAATGGCCATAAGTATAACGTAGCTGTTTCTGGTACTCATGGTAAAACTACTACAACATCCATGTTATCTCACATAACTGTTCATGCTGATTTAGATCCTACAATACTGGTTGGTGGAGAGTTAGATCTGATAAATGGAAATGTAAGAACAGGCAGCAGTGAATATTTTATAACTGAAGCCTGTGAATACAAAAAATCTTTTTTAAGCTTTTTCCCTTATATTGGCATTATATTGAATATCGATGCAGATCACTTGGATTTTTACAAGGATTTAGATGATATTGAAGATGCCTTTTATCATTTTGCAAAGCTTATTCCTGATGAGGGGTATTTAATTGCAAACAACGAAGATGAAAGAATTCAAAATATCATTAAAAAAGTAAATTGCAGCATAATAACCTTTGGTTTAACCTCAGGTGATTTCACTGCAGCAAATATAGTATTTGATTCATTAGGAAATGCAGCTTTTGATGTGGTTCATAACAATAATGTTATAGGTAAAGTTCATTTAAATGTACCGGGAAAGCATAACATTTTAAATGCTCTGGCAAGTCTTAGCTGCGCATATGTATTAAAAATCCCTATGGATTCAGCTATAAAAGGATTGGAGACCTTCGGCGGCACACATAGGAGATTTGAAATCAAAGGTGTTAAAAATGGTATTACAGTTATTGATGACTATGCTCATCATCCTACTGAAATAAAAGCAACACTTACTGCAGCTTTAAATTTTCCTCATAATAAAATATTTAGTGTTTTCCAGCCTCATACCTATTCAAGAACTCTTGCTTTATTAGATGATTTTTCTAAATCATTTTTTAATACTGACACCTTGCTGTTGGCAGATATCTATGCTGCCCGTGAAAAGGATACAGGCATTATAAGCTCAAAAATCCTTGGAGATAAAATCAGAGAGCTTGGAGTCAGGTGCATAAACTTTAATGATTTTAACAGCATAGTTGAATATCTTAATAAGGAAGCAGCTTCTGGCGATATTATACTTACTATAGGAGCAGGAGATATCTACAAAGTTGGAGAAATGTTTTTAAATAAATAA
- a CDS encoding [Fe-Fe] hydrogenase large subunit C-terminal domain-containing protein, with translation MKENYSELFKAIVKAYYNDDFEKAVNELLESSEIEKQQLKNVIASLCGVEVDFNSDNYIDSLINAIHTYEAKHKIVNHVKSCSMDCVDSDGKTSCQKACPFDAIFIDTERHTTRIDNDKCADCGFCVDACPSGGILDKVEFIPLINLLKGNTPVIAAVAPAIVGQFGSDVSIDQMRSAFKKIGFTDMIEVAFFADMLTLKEAIEFDHHVKDKDDLMITSCCCPMWVGMLKRVYNDMVKYVSPSVSPMIAAGRVLKYLNPDCKVVFVGPCIAKKAEAKNEDLIGDIDFVLTFSEVKDTFKSLNVDPGKLSPDTSSEYASKGGRLYARTGGVSIAVKDAVERLFPEKYKLFKAIQANGVKECKEILSKAQNGQVDANFIEGMGCIGGCVGGPKALIPKEQGTEFVNEFANNSEITVAVDSNCMNEILHKLKINTVEDYKKEDKTKIFEREF, from the coding sequence ATGAAAGAGAACTATAGTGAGTTATTTAAAGCCATTGTAAAAGCATATTATAATGATGACTTTGAAAAAGCAGTAAATGAATTGTTAGAATCATCTGAAATTGAAAAACAGCAGCTTAAGAATGTTATTGCATCACTTTGCGGTGTTGAAGTTGATTTTAATAGTGATAATTACATAGATTCTTTAATAAATGCAATACATACATATGAAGCTAAACATAAGATTGTAAACCATGTCAAATCCTGCTCAATGGATTGCGTGGATTCTGATGGAAAGACTTCATGTCAAAAAGCTTGTCCTTTCGATGCTATCTTTATTGATACTGAAAGGCATACTACAAGAATAGATAATGATAAGTGCGCTGATTGTGGATTTTGTGTTGATGCTTGTCCAAGTGGAGGTATACTAGATAAAGTTGAGTTTATACCTCTTATTAATTTATTAAAAGGTAATACACCTGTAATTGCTGCAGTGGCTCCAGCTATTGTTGGCCAGTTTGGTTCTGATGTTTCCATTGATCAAATGAGATCTGCATTTAAAAAAATCGGCTTTACAGATATGATTGAAGTAGCATTCTTTGCTGATATGCTTACACTAAAAGAAGCAATAGAATTTGACCATCATGTAAAAGACAAAGATGATTTAATGATTACTTCATGCTGCTGCCCTATGTGGGTTGGCATGCTTAAAAGAGTTTACAACGATATGGTTAAGTACGTTTCACCATCAGTTTCTCCAATGATTGCTGCTGGAAGGGTGCTTAAATATTTAAATCCAGATTGTAAAGTTGTCTTTGTAGGCCCATGCATTGCTAAAAAAGCAGAAGCTAAGAATGAGGATTTAATTGGAGATATTGATTTTGTTCTTACATTTTCCGAAGTTAAAGATACTTTCAAAAGTCTTAATGTTGATCCAGGTAAGCTTAGTCCTGACACATCATCTGAATATGCATCAAAGGGCGGAAGATTATATGCAAGAACCGGTGGAGTTTCCATAGCTGTTAAAGATGCAGTTGAAAGATTATTTCCCGAGAAATATAAACTATTTAAAGCAATTCAGGCAAATGGTGTAAAAGAATGCAAAGAAATATTGTCAAAAGCACAAAATGGTCAGGTAGATGCTAATTTTATCGAAGGAATGGGCTGTATCGGTGGATGCGTTGGTGGTCCTAAGGCACTTATTCCAAAAGAACAAGGTACTGAGTTTGTAAATGAATTTGCTAATAATTCTGAAATCACTGTAGCCGTTGATAGTAACTGCATGAATGAAATTCTACACAAGCTTAAGATTAATACTGTTGAAGATTATAAAAAAGAAGATAAAACAAAAATATTTGAAAGGGAATTCTAA
- a CDS encoding HAD family phosphatase: MFDNIKGAIFDMDGTIIDSMWVWSRIDRDYLKKRGTEVPEDLYDNIGHLSFNETAEYFKDRFNISDSVENIQEEWNRMAFDEYSKNVKLKPGVKKFLNILKAKNIKISVASSNSLTLIEAALKSNDVYNLFDSITTTDEVKRNKNFPDVYLLAAKKLGLAPYECVVFEDILPAIIGAKASGAKVIGVHDFYSKNQMKDIIEKADSYIFEYNELLEMM; encoded by the coding sequence ATGTTTGACAACATAAAAGGTGCCATCTTTGACATGGATGGCACTATAATTGACTCTATGTGGGTATGGAGCAGAATTGACAGGGATTATTTAAAGAAGAGGGGAACTGAGGTACCAGAAGATTTATATGATAATATAGGGCATTTAAGTTTCAATGAAACAGCTGAATATTTTAAAGATAGATTTAATATTTCTGACTCTGTAGAAAATATACAGGAGGAATGGAACCGTATGGCCTTTGATGAATACTCTAAAAATGTAAAACTTAAACCAGGAGTAAAGAAGTTTTTAAATATATTAAAAGCAAAAAATATTAAAATTTCTGTTGCGTCAAGTAATAGCTTAACTCTAATTGAGGCTGCATTAAAAAGCAATGATGTATATAATCTTTTTGATTCCATTACTACTACAGATGAAGTAAAAAGAAATAAAAATTTTCCTGATGTATATTTATTAGCAGCTAAAAAATTAGGACTTGCCCCTTATGAATGTGTTGTCTTTGAGGATATTTTACCTGCTATAATAGGAGCAAAAGCCTCAGGTGCAAAAGTTATCGGTGTCCATGATTTTTATTCTAAAAATCAAATGAAAGACATTATAGAAAAAGCTGACAGCTATATTTTTGAATATAATGAACTTCTGGAAATGATGTAA